A window of Candidatus Krumholzibacteriia bacterium contains these coding sequences:
- a CDS encoding ATP-binding protein, whose translation MAFAVVAIGLLRHHRPWLLAVEVFFLLSVLLGRRLVRGLADPIRLLRSGVELLEDGDFATRFRTTGQVELDALALVYNRMADRLREERVRNEEQEHFLSRVLAGTPSGVITFDFDDRIAAANPAAASMLGLAPEALVGQSLAELGSPFALALAELPVGAPSVLVLRGRRRVKCQKGEFFDRGFQRRFIFLEELTEELRRSEKAAYDKLIRMMSHEVNNTTGAVNSLLQSCRSYGVQLTAADRREFETALEVATKRTSHMNQFMRGFADVVRIPPPAREPQDLQVLLRGLVRLLEREASERRIRLETRFGMEELVVHCDGPQMEQVLVNVLRNAMEAIGREGTITLRTGSDSSGPDGGRYLSIEDSGPGFTPEVARQLFAPFFTTKENGQGIGLTVVREILEAHGFEYALESSPGEPTRFSLFFVTSPHRSTL comes from the coding sequence GTGGCGTTCGCTGTGGTCGCCATCGGGCTCCTCCGCCACCATCGGCCTTGGTTGCTCGCCGTCGAGGTCTTCTTCCTGCTTTCGGTACTCCTGGGTCGGCGTCTCGTCCGCGGCCTCGCCGACCCGATCCGGTTGCTGCGCTCGGGCGTCGAGTTGCTCGAGGATGGTGACTTCGCCACCCGCTTCCGCACCACCGGTCAGGTCGAGCTCGACGCCCTGGCGCTGGTCTACAACCGGATGGCGGATCGACTGCGGGAGGAGCGCGTCCGCAACGAGGAACAGGAGCACTTCCTGAGCCGTGTGCTCGCCGGCACTCCTTCGGGCGTGATCACCTTCGACTTCGACGATCGCATCGCGGCGGCCAATCCGGCGGCGGCGTCCATGCTCGGCCTCGCCCCGGAGGCGCTGGTGGGCCAATCCTTGGCGGAGCTGGGCTCACCGTTCGCACTCGCCTTGGCGGAGTTGCCGGTGGGCGCGCCCAGCGTGCTCGTCCTCCGCGGCCGCCGGCGCGTCAAATGCCAGAAGGGAGAATTCTTCGACCGCGGTTTCCAGCGCCGTTTCATCTTCCTGGAGGAACTGACCGAAGAGCTGCGCCGTTCGGAGAAGGCCGCCTATGACAAGCTCATCCGCATGATGTCCCACGAGGTGAACAACACCACGGGAGCGGTGAACTCCCTCCTGCAGTCCTGCCGGAGCTACGGGGTGCAGCTCACGGCAGCGGATCGTCGCGAGTTCGAGACCGCTCTGGAGGTGGCGACGAAGCGCACCTCGCACATGAACCAGTTCATGCGCGGCTTCGCCGATGTGGTGCGCATCCCGCCGCCGGCCCGCGAGCCCCAGGATCTGCAGGTGCTGCTCCGCGGCCTCGTCCGCCTGCTGGAGCGTGAGGCTTCGGAGCGGCGCATCCGCCTCGAGACCCGCTTCGGCATGGAAGAGCTCGTGGTCCATTGCGACGGGCCGCAGATGGAGCAGGTTCTGGTCAACGTGCTGCGGAACGCCATGGAGGCCATCGGCAGGGAGGGCACCATCACGCTGCGCACGGGGTCCGATTCGTCGGGCCCGGACGGAGGGCGTTACCTCAGCATCGAGGACAGCGGCCCCGGGTTCACGCCGGAGGTGGCGCGCCAACTCTTCGCACCGTTCTTCACCACCAAAGAGAACGGCCAGGGAATCGGCCTCACGGTGGTGCGCGAGATCCTGGAAGCCCACGGCTTCGAGTACGCCCTCGAATCGAGCCCGGGAGAACCGACGCGATTCAGCCTCTTCTTCGTCACTTCCCCGCATCGGTCCACGCTCTAG